ACATCTTGTGCCATCAGTATCACACCTCCTTATGCTTTTATCATTAACAAATTTATGAGGTCTGATACTTCTACTTTTTGTTAGAATTATGATTCTTGTTGGATAGCACTTCCTTCTTTCGCTGGTTGATTTTCAGCCCTTACGGCAGGTTTTAAATGATAAATTGGTAAAATCACAAATAACCCAACGATAAATAATACCGCTGTTCCTTCATAAAGCATACTAAGTGAAAACATTTCTTTTAACGAACCCGCTATACTCATCGTTAATACCATTGATCCTGTAAATAGTGGACTTAAGATTCCATTTACACGTCCAATAAAGTCTGTATCAGAGTTTTGAATGATAAGTGTATTAATGCCAATTTGAATACAAGGAAGAGCGAGACCACTAAACAACTGTGCCGTAAGTGTAATCCATAAGTTTGTAGAGAATCCAATTACCCCGATGCCGATTGCTTGTGCAAGCAACCCGATCATTAACATCTTTTGCGGCGCAACGTTTTTGGCAAATATCATTGCTAAGGCACCTCCAATGATCATACCGGCTCCGTTTACCGTCAATAACCATTGTAAACTTTCCTTAGATAAACCAAGTTGCTCTGTCACGATAAAGATTCCTAATGGTTGAATAAGACCAATCCCTAATCCTGCAGCCATAAAACAAATACCCAGTAACGTTAATGCTTTCTTACCTAACACATACTTAATACCATCTGCCATTTCTTGCAGTAAACTCACTTGCTTCTTTTCCGCATGCATCTCCACATCTTTTGGCAAAAACAATAAAACAATAGCCGCAAGTAAAAAAGCAACTCCTGTTACGACAATTGAAATATAAATACCAAAGCTTTGAAAAACAAAAGTGCCAAGTATAGGTCCGAGTATCATAAATATCGCAAAAGTCGTTTGATATAACGACATGGCTAATTGTATCTCTTCTGCTGATAAATGTTGCTTGAATAATTTCATACCAGAAGGCTGAGAAAATTGCGAAAGAATCGCTGAGATTAAAGTAACGAAGAAAACGACTTTCCATGTGCCAAACATGAGTGTGAGAAGGACTGCAAATACAGATAAAGAGCTTAAAGCTTCGCACCAAATCATCGTTTTTCGTGGTTTCCACCGATCTGCAAATGTTCCTCCAATAAATGAAAAAATAAAAATAGGTGCAAACTCCGCAACTGAAATCATAGAAATTGCAAACGCATTTCCTTTTGTCATTTCCATGACATATAGTAATACCGCAAAATTCCGAACCCATATCCCGATTTGTAAACATAGTGCCGAGATAAGAATTCCTTGCACAAATCGATTTTTTAATACTTGCGACATGCCAACTTTTGGATTTGTTTCTGCACTTACTGACATAAAAAAGCCCCCTATTTTCGTTCTGAATAAGAGGCAGTACAAATCATATGAAAAAGACCGTACATTCGCAGTGCGAATCACATCCCTCTTATACAAAAATGTACATACTAATCCTATTCAGAAGAAGATTTCGTTTTTTAACGAAGATTTCCTAACAAATAGAATTAGTTGATCATTGGGATGTCTTCACCCTTCCGTTTTAATTTTGATTTACACATACATACTCTATGTAAGTGAAATATGATGTATGCGTGTCTCACATACCTATATTCTAGAAAGTTAATGGTAATTCCTTTAAAGAACGCATTAAATAATTACCTTCCCATTTTATGTCTTCTCTCTTTCCTTTTATTCGTAATCGAGGCATCCGTTTTAACAATGTAGCAATTGCGATTTTTGCTTCTAATCTAGCCAATGGTGCTCCTAAACAAAAATGCCCTCCATGCCCAAAAGCAATATGGCGATTATTTTCCCTTGTAATATTAAATACATCTGGATTTACAAAAACGGTTTCATCCCGATTTGCAGAGGCTAAAGAAATCGTCACCATATCCCCCTTTTGAATCACTTTGTCATGTATGTGAAAAGGTTCAGCTGCCCAGCGTGCTGTTGTAACCTCAACTGGAGAATAGTAACGTAAGCCTTCTTCAATTGCTGAATCAATAAGTTCTGGTCTTTCCTTTAATAACTGCAGTTGATCTGGATTCTCTAATAATGCTAACACTGTATTCGTCATTAAATTTACCGTTGTTTCATGCCCAGCTACAATAAGCAGCATAATCATGGAATAAAGCTCTGCCGCACTCAATTGACCGCCTTCACTTTCAGCTTGTATTAATCTGCTAATTAAGTCTTCTTTTGGCTCTTTTCGTTTTAAATCAACTAAGTATTGTAAATACGTAATAAACTCAGAAAGTTTTTCTTCATTCTCTATTTTTTCTTCTGGTATTTCAGGTGAATCGATAACCGCATGAGACCATATGCGGAATTTTGCTTGATCTTCTTTTGGAATGCCGAGCATTTCACTAATGACTATGATTGGTAATGGGAATGAAAAATCACGAATAAAATGAAAGGAACGCTTCTGTTCAACATGATCTAATAAAGTGTCCGCAATATGTTGAATGCGATTATGTAATTGCGAAATCATTTTAGGAGTAAACGCTTTTTGAACAAGTGCTCGCAAACGGTTATGATCAGGCGGATCTGCATTTAACATATGTTTTGTTAAATAATCACTATTTTCAATCGAAAATAATGATTTTAATTTTTCTTGAGAAAAAATATTTTCTGGATTTTTCTTTAACCGCGAATCTTTTAATAAAGACAATGCATCTTCATATCTTGTAATAAGCCACTCTGTGCCTAACTCCCCTTTATATACGAACAAAATCGGTTGTAATTTACGTGATTCCTTATAGATTTCATACGCATATTCTTTAAATTCAGGAGAAGCTAACTTAATTCCATCCTTAATATTTCGGCCAACTTTGTTTTTTACAGACATCGCACTCCCTCACTCTCATGTTTTATAAAAATCACTCCAACATATGAATTATAACCCATCAAAAGAATGAAAATTATGTTTTTTTGTCAATATATTACTTTGAAACTTGAAAAATAAAAATCAAAGAGAAGAATATTCTCCTCTTTGATTTTTTCTAAGCAAAACACATAAAATTACTAATTTGTTGGTATCGATAGCTTACTTTCCGGCGACGTCCAGCTTGCCACGTATAACCGGATACCCCACCTCTTCTTACTTCAGTTGGGAAAAACCATAAATCTCTTCCAAAAGGGCCAGGACGATGCAATCGTAAGTATCCCCACCTTCCTAAACAATTACACACCCATGATCTAATATTACTGCTTTGTACAGGTGATGCGAATGTCGAAGGTACGGAAGGTGCTTGTGACGGAGGTGGTGACGTCGGCGCATCTTCCGCATCATCAGGTCGGTACTCTTCATAATCACTCTCTCTCGGTTCCATAGCCTCTTCACCATAGCCTTGGTACTGCGAATACATAGTTTGATCATAACCTATACCTGGATAATTCGGGTAGTTATACATATGAAATGTTACCTCCTTTATCTATGTTTCTTTCAACATTCATATGCCATAGGTTACCTAAAGGTAGCTTATATACCGCCCAAATTCATTTTTTAAAACTAAAAAAAGCCTTACTTTTGAAAACATATCCTTCAAAAATAAAGCTCTCATCCTTTTATCTATTTAATTTCACACTATAATAGCGCATTGCTTTTAAGGAACCTTTGGCTTGAAAAATATTTTGTTTTATTAATGTTTGTAAGCGATATTCAAGAAAAACATCCCCGACTAACTGTTTTACACGGCCAAGCACTTCTCCAATTACGTGAGCTGCTTTAGAAAAACCTTTGTCTGCTCCTATTTCTTTTGCACATCGAACTATATATTCATCAAAATAATCTTCTACTACAGAATGAACTGTACCATCTTTCCAAATGCGTAAGAGTGCTGTATTAGTAGATAAAGCGTTCCATTCCTTTGTTAAATCTGCTCGAGCTTCTTCTTTTAAACATTCCTTTTCTTTATATTGTTCAAGAATGACCGCTATATCTTCTGGGGCTAGTTCACCAGTTCCACATATATCATACTCTTTATTCAATAACTCTTTCTGCGCTTCTGAAGCGTCAATTATTCTAATATTTTTCTTATCTTTTAACATAGCAAGTGCAAAGCAAAGCCCTACATGTTCATGAGCATTATCGGCTTTCCAAATTGTAACTGATGTATCTTGCGAAATAGAGCGCATCTCTTCTAATGAAGAAAGAAAGCGCGGTAAATACTCTTCCTCAAAATAGAAATCACCTGTGCTTAAATTGCTAGATAACCATTCTTGCCTAGCAACTTGTCCTTTTCGATCATCTAAGTGAAAAATTGGCCCGACTGAAAAAATATCCGATAATGAAATGACATAATCTTGATGAAACCCTTCCTTTTTTAACGTGTGCTTTAAGCAACCTGCCGACGAATCACCAAATGCAATATGTACATGTTCGCTGTCTTTTATGTGTAATGTAGGCTTTTGTGATTCTATTAATTGTTTTGATATTTCTGCTACCATATGAATCATTTCTTCATCCCGATGTTCCGCTACAAGCTCAAGTTGCAGTAAAACAAGGCGTAACAGTGATTTCACTTCTTCTTCTGACATGTTATCAATAATTTTCCGTAACTGATCTCTCATGCCTTTTCTCCTCTATTCGTTCTTTGACATAATCAAATGTTGATTAAGAGCATCTCTCATCATATCAGCAGGATACTTCGGTATTTTCAACATTACAGTTTTATTTAAATTTTGATTGAGCTTTTCAATATTAATAAAAGGCTTCTGTTTCTCTACTAATTCAGCGTAGAAGTAATGGTCCACCATAAAGACCGCATCATTCATTTGCGAAAGAATACTGCGATTATTTGTTGCTGCATATTGCATCGGTGAGCTACTCTTTACATAATGTTCAATTACTTCTGGTTCGACTCCATCTGATAACAAGTTTGTTACTAAGTTCTTTTGAAATAACGCCTCAAAATTTCGTAAATCCTTTTTCGTTACTCCATAAATGATGAAATGGTACCGCGTCACATTATTCATCACGATTACACATTTCTTACGATTGATTGTAAATAAATTCGCGTGCCAACTATGTAAGTTGTTACTTTCCCTTTGATCTACTTTCTCTGTTTTTAATTCCATCATATCTGCTAGTTTTTTTGTACATTGGATTAATTGCATGTTAATTCCTTTCATGAAACCGTTCCACTCAAAATATAGAGTATCACTTCTTTTTTTATGAAAAGTATAACAGATTTTTTAGTCCTGACTAAAGTAATAATAGTATTTATTCAAATAAAAAAACACAATCCACTCTCTTATAATTGAGAGGGAATTGTGAGTTCAATCAAACATGATACCGATTCCGTCTTCGTTCCATTCTTGTTTGACCTAGTGTTGTCGGCTCTTGTTGTTCATGTTGCGGTTCTTGTTGTATTGCGTGGATATTTTCTTCACGCATTGATTCATATGGACGCTTGTCTTTTGATTGAGTAGGTGTTCTTCCGAATGTTAACATTTTCATTCTCAGTTTCGGTAAACGTGGAATGCGAATGTGAAATGTAGGTCTCATTCGTTTCTTTTTTTGTTTTAATACATTTGGTGTTTCTTGTTTAAACTTATCATTTTTACGACGAAATCCATTTGCGAATAAACCACCTACTAAAAAGCCCGCTATGAGTAATAGTAAATACATTTTTTCTGTTGTGAGTAAATTCATCATGCGTCCTAAAACAGCTAGTGATTGTACTTCTTTTACATCCCATAATAATGCTCCCCATAGCGCAAGTAATCCAAACGTAATTCCATATGTACGGAAGCAAAGAATGGCTGGAAGTAAAGCGATACATGCGGCAATTTTCGCGTTTGCTAGTAACGAGCTCATTGTTACGTATTGATCCCAAATTCCCATTAAGAATGTGATAAATATAGTATAAGCTAGCCAACTACAAACACGAGAACTCGTTTGTTTTGTATAATAACTACCAAAACTCGTAAAAAACAATAATCCACCTAGAATGAGTGATAATGGTAGCGGGATTTGTTTCATAATCCCCGCAACCGGGAACAAACCGCTAAGCAGCATTAACAATACATCAAGCTTCTTCACAATGTTCCACCCCTTTCAAAACTTCTTTCATTTCTATTTTGCAAAGGAAATGTTCTTATTTTATCAGACCATGCCATATAAAAGCATGTTTCATGTTTTCATAACTATTATTCCTAAAAGACATCTTAATCCTGCTTGCATGAAAAGTAAATACAAAAAACAAAATTAGAATTGACAATCGCTCCCCACACTTTTATGAAGAAATGACAAATCCTTGTTTTTGAGACAAATGGGATTTGTCATATGTTTAGAAGTATTATTCGTTATTTTTTAATGATTTTGTTACTTCTGAATACGAAGGGGGTTCTGGATCATCCTTCTTTATTTTTAATCCAATAGATCCCCTTATGATAGCAAATAGAAAAACACCTTGCCACGAAATCGTAATAGACTCCATAAAATAATCAATTGTCATAATGAGAATATATGTTTTTCCTGCATCGAATAGAAACGGAATCCATCCTTTGCTTGTTTGAATCAAATCAAGAGATTTCAAAGCTTTTGGTATATTGTCTACAATGAGTGAAAGTGGAAGATTAGTGAATATATACACGATAAAGAACATAATGAGAGCCTAATTCGATTCATATTGTAGCCCTACTATTTGTAATAACACCAATTCAAGCCATGTAAAACTCAGTAAAAGAATCGCTATGATCCATGTACAGATTACAATCGTCTTTCATTTCTTCATAATTTCTCACCACCTATCCTTATTCATTCTCTATCAGCCAATCTGTATCCAATTCATCACTTGATTGCCATAAGTCAATATCTGTTATATACTTTTTTATTAGTTTTACCATTTGCATCGGAAATGGTATAAATGGACGCTCCCCAGGTATGATGCTCATTTTGCACATATAAGTGATTATTTTAGCAATCTGATCTCGTTCCTCTTGCTTCGCTCCGATTACTACAATTTCTAATATGCGCTGTTCCTTCCATCCCGTATCGTTTAGAGGATAGATATTTACACTATAATACAGTCCGCTTTGGTCCACATATAACTCTGTTTCATCGCACTCCTTTTCTAACGGCACTATATAGTTCGGAACATCATACTGATTGTTAATACGAATGGCTGTTACATTAGAAAGCAATTGGAATTCCTCACTGATATAAGGTAGATCATGTAAGTCCATGTGTTCATTTTGCAAACTTTCAATCCAGTACTCTCTCATACTTGCGTCTATAAGAAAATACACTTGCTTATTTTCCTTTTTAGCTTCTTCTGCGATTGCTGTTAATTCTTCCGTTATATATTTTTTAAATTGAATTCCTATATCATTTCGCTTTGACGGTTGCGGTAAGAACGTTTCGTGTGCACTTACGTTTAAGAGGATAGATGTAAAGTCTCGCCACTCATGACTCCCATATAATTTATATACAATTTCTCCCTCGTTTATTTTGGATAGAATAGGTACAAATTGATTGTTATAGATTTCTTCTATTGATAAACTAACATATGTATGTGATGGATGTATACTCTCCCAGCTTCGTTTACGAAATCCTATCTTTTCTAATAAACTAAAAATGGCTCTTACTATATGTTCCTTCTTTATCTCCTCTCCGTCTAATCGTTCGATAAATTGTGAAATGCGATTTGTCCTTGCAAATGCTTCTCGAATCACTTGTTTCGGATCGATTTTTTCACGACCATCACACTTTTCGACTTCTATTAAAGACAACGATGTTTGAAATGATTGAATTGGTATAGAAGATATTGCTCGGATCACACTTTGGATACGATCTTCTTTATACTTATGACAATAATCCATTCGATATGGGTGCTGTTTAATAATTTTGGGATTATACGTTACGATGTTTAGTATAATTTGCGGTTTAGAATTTAATATATAAGAATGGTTTGCCCTCTTCTCTAAAATTAGTCCTTCTTCAAATAATATTCTTTCTATTTCTGTAAGTCTTTGAAAAGACCATAGTTCTAGTGTGATCTCTTTCATTTCTTCTCTTATATAAAGCGGAAATAACTCATCATTTTGATTTATAGTTACATTTTTACATAGTGGAATATATGTACAATGAGGAAATCGCTGATGAAATGCTTGTAAGAGTACTTCCTTCTCTCTTCTACTGATCCCACGTTTTATTTTCGTACCGGGAACCTTAAAGATATTTTCATCATATATAACAAGTGCTCGTATCCTTTTCCCTTTTATATATTTTTTTGGACTTTGCATAATCTTAACTAAATCTAACTGTTTCTTAAGCATAAAAACATTCTGTAATTCCCGATAAGCTTTGGACCAATTCACTCCAAATCGCGCGTCTTCTATTTTGAGTGTAACAAACTTATCCTTTTCATTATGGCAGTTAGAGACTAGTACAGTTCCTTTTCTTTTTTTCATAATCATATAATTTGCATATTGATTTGCTGTTTGATAAAAACGCCTTT
The window above is part of the Bacillus cytotoxicus NVH 391-98 genome. Proteins encoded here:
- a CDS encoding MFS transporter; the protein is MSVSAETNPKVGMSQVLKNRFVQGILISALCLQIGIWVRNFAVLLYVMEMTKGNAFAISMISVAEFAPIFIFSFIGGTFADRWKPRKTMIWCEALSSLSVFAVLLTLMFGTWKVVFFVTLISAILSQFSQPSGMKLFKQHLSAEEIQLAMSLYQTTFAIFMILGPILGTFVFQSFGIYISIVVTGVAFLLAAIVLLFLPKDVEMHAEKKQVSLLQEMADGIKYVLGKKALTLLGICFMAAGLGIGLIQPLGIFIVTEQLGLSKESLQWLLTVNGAGMIIGGALAMIFAKNVAPQKMLMIGLLAQAIGIGVIGFSTNLWITLTAQLFSGLALPCIQIGINTLIIQNSDTDFIGRVNGILSPLFTGSMVLTMSIAGSLKEMFSLSMLYEGTAVLFIVGLFVILPIYHLKPAVRAENQPAKEGSAIQQES
- a CDS encoding cytochrome P450 family protein; its protein translation is MSVKNKVGRNIKDGIKLASPEFKEYAYEIYKESRKLQPILFVYKGELGTEWLITRYEDALSLLKDSRLKKNPENIFSQEKLKSLFSIENSDYLTKHMLNADPPDHNRLRALVQKAFTPKMISQLHNRIQHIADTLLDHVEQKRSFHFIRDFSFPLPIIVISEMLGIPKEDQAKFRIWSHAVIDSPEIPEEKIENEEKLSEFITYLQYLVDLKRKEPKEDLISRLIQAESEGGQLSAAELYSMIMLLIVAGHETTVNLMTNTVLALLENPDQLQLLKERPELIDSAIEEGLRYYSPVEVTTARWAAEPFHIHDKVIQKGDMVTISLASANRDETVFVNPDVFNITRENNRHIAFGHGGHFCLGAPLARLEAKIAIATLLKRMPRLRIKGKREDIKWEGNYLMRSLKELPLTF
- a CDS encoding DUF1835 domain-containing protein; the protein is MRDQLRKIIDNMSEEEVKSLLRLVLLQLELVAEHRDEEMIHMVAEISKQLIESQKPTLHIKDSEHVHIAFGDSSAGCLKHTLKKEGFHQDYVISLSDIFSVGPIFHLDDRKGQVARQEWLSSNLSTGDFYFEEEYLPRFLSSLEEMRSISQDTSVTIWKADNAHEHVGLCFALAMLKDKKNIRIIDASEAQKELLNKEYDICGTGELAPEDIAVILEQYKEKECLKEEARADLTKEWNALSTNTALLRIWKDGTVHSVVEDYFDEYIVRCAKEIGADKGFSKAAHVIGEVLGRVKQLVGDVFLEYRLQTLIKQNIFQAKGSLKAMRYYSVKLNR
- a CDS encoding DUF6933 domain-containing protein, which produces MKGINMQLIQCTKKLADMMELKTEKVDQRESNNLHSWHANLFTINRKKCVIVMNNVTRYHFIIYGVTKKDLRNFEALFQKNLVTNLLSDGVEPEVIEHYVKSSSPMQYAATNNRSILSQMNDAVFMVDHYFYAELVEKQKPFINIEKLNQNLNKTVMLKIPKYPADMMRDALNQHLIMSKNE
- a CDS encoding DUF3959 family protein; the encoded protein is MKKLDVLLMLLSGLFPVAGIMKQIPLPLSLILGGLLFFTSFGSYYTKQTSSRVCSWLAYTIFITFLMGIWDQYVTMSSLLANAKIAACIALLPAILCFRTYGITFGLLALWGALLWDVKEVQSLAVLGRMMNLLTTEKMYLLLLIAGFLVGGLFANGFRRKNDKFKQETPNVLKQKKKRMRPTFHIRIPRLPKLRMKMLTFGRTPTQSKDKRPYESMREENIHAIQQEPQHEQQEPTTLGQTRMERRRNRYHV
- a CDS encoding pPIWI_RE module domain-containing protein, producing METIQLLAFKDVIDPLFEQTVFYVQWPKHWSSLLLEHNRPYELIKKFKLLNKRLYIMFSDILFIEHDPYKLAEDSLWIICLKPLSSEQLEYICRQWYAYIHNWKPTEMPGEVLLEWQPSAISKLSLLHDKKTFYIWVPALISHLFCERALHLSIGNKQYEEVPFYPLREQNRCEAMSEPIQDKKTKEYFSYIYRFELITRGIENMFLLKVSIGKRRFYQTANQYANYMIMKKRKGTVLVSNCHNEKDKFVTLKIEDARFGVNWSKAYRELQNVFMLKKQLDLVKIMQSPKKYIKGKRIRALVIYDENIFKVPGTKIKRGISRREKEVLLQAFHQRFPHCTYIPLCKNVTINQNDELFPLYIREEMKEITLELWSFQRLTEIERILFEEGLILEKRANHSYILNSKPQIILNIVTYNPKIIKQHPYRMDYCHKYKEDRIQSVIRAISSIPIQSFQTSLSLIEVEKCDGREKIDPKQVIREAFARTNRISQFIERLDGEEIKKEHIVRAIFSLLEKIGFRKRSWESIHPSHTYVSLSIEEIYNNQFVPILSKINEGEIVYKLYGSHEWRDFTSILLNVSAHETFLPQPSKRNDIGIQFKKYITEELTAIAEEAKKENKQVYFLIDASMREYWIESLQNEHMDLHDLPYISEEFQLLSNVTAIRINNQYDVPNYIVPLEKECDETELYVDQSGLYYSVNIYPLNDTGWKEQRILEIVVIGAKQEERDQIAKIITYMCKMSIIPGERPFIPFPMQMVKLIKKYITDIDLWQSSDELDTDWLIENE